The following proteins come from a genomic window of Macaca thibetana thibetana isolate TM-01 chromosome 15, ASM2454274v1, whole genome shotgun sequence:
- the LOC126937359 gene encoding nuclear pore-associated protein 1-like — MGNLLSIFRPRSRRRPLPGRRSQAPIARESSQPGPAQPAAPTRTPGPFRFLFNPQQSRGPSPVSFYSAPRKPCPLPPDTDVPLGVLPAVGGGLPSRKKPVLSARNSMMLGHPSSVRIPPPSSQFPLQLPSPREQVAGARKLIPIPARLPNKTKIQNWVFFIWAFVLPTPSRRTARKAGKGTKLKEAETPQPARRRRYLPAVQIHQEPRETKRDARKKRDARKQKPTES, encoded by the exons ATGGGCAATTTATTAAGTATATTTCGTCCCCGGTCCCGCCGCAGACCCCTGCCGGGCCGTCGCTCACAAGCTCCCATAGCCCGTGAGTCCTCTCAGCCTGGCCCGGCTCAGCCTGCGGCGCCCACGCGTACCCCGGGCCCTTTCCGATTCCTCTTCAACCCTCAGCAGAGCCGCGGGCCTTCTCCAGTCAGCTTCTACAGCGCCCCTAGGAAACCGTGTCCTCTCCCGCCAGACACGGACGTCCCCCTGGGGGTCCTGCCTGCTGTGGGCGGCGGGCTCCCCTCAAGGAAGAAACCCGTGCTGTCTGCTCGCAACTCCATGATGTTGGGACACCCCAGCTCGGTGAGGATCCCTCCTCCCAGCAGCCAGTTCCCTCTCCAACTGCCTTCACCACGGGAGCAGGTGGCCGGGGCCAGGAAGCTGATTCCGATCCCAGCCAGGCTGCCGAATAAGACCAAG ATACAGAATTGGGTGTTCTTCATCTGGGCTTTTGTCCTGCCCACACCCAGCAGGCGCACAGCCCGTAAAGCAGGAAAAGGAACCAAGCTGAAGGAGGCAGAAACTCCGCAGCCAGCAAGGAGGAGGCGCTATCTCCCTGCAG TACAAATTCACCAAGAGCCTAGAGAGACGAAGAGAGATGCCAGGAAGAAGAGAGATGCCAGGAAACAGAAgcccacagaatcatga